A window of the Hordeum vulgare subsp. vulgare chromosome 5H, MorexV3_pseudomolecules_assembly, whole genome shotgun sequence genome harbors these coding sequences:
- the LOC123395738 gene encoding uncharacterized protein LOC123395738 isoform X1, which yields MVHLPHAGKLRRGVKEEAVDDDGGAAGAAGAEASPFHKRSRLAQQQPQPQPQPQQWSTGGASVSNQQSSQHDFLEEPSPLGLRLKKSPSLVDLIQMKLVQAGKAKDARHGGTASASEKLKASNFPGSILRIGSWEWISRYEGDLVVKCYFAKHKLVWEVLDGGLKSKIEIQWSDICALKVVCPETEPGTLEIALSRQPLFFRETNPQPRKHTLWQATSDFTAGQASMHRRHFLQCAPGMMNKHVEKLIHCDPRLCSLSQQNDITLENPYFESRCSIFEEPDDIKCQNFEHDKDDDDQLAPQRFRELVPHHSTSSRLEAEGRHEAGTSAGLPRDFSNSVTDGQLIKQDSGSSVCEPPTSILSWNGFKLPGIRRSMSKSEIANQIGHHIYRQMYSGNLPAADGGAGTSGKLALDDITRYLLNDSQIIDGCHDSTGKLAFDELTRQLLNDSQITIAADERMLMSRVNSLCSLIHKDSGTGQINPGVHSNNEIYERKPQPYAPPVGGDSGNDSLPPRQEPFGDLLTHLPRISSFPHFL from the exons ATGGTTCACTTGCCACACGCGGGGAAGCTGCGGCGGGGGGtgaaggaggaggcggtggacgacgacggcggcgccgcgggggcggccggggctgaGGCGTCGCCGTTCCATAAGAGGTCCCGCCTCGCGCAGCAGCAGCCGCAGCCGCAGCCGCAGCCGCAG CAATGGAGCACAGGCGGTGCTAGTGTGTCAAATCAGCAGTCATCGCAACATGATTTCCTTGAGGAGCCTAGTCCACTTGGCTTGCGGCTTAAGAAGAGCCCATCTCTCGTGGATTTGATCCAAATGAAGCTTGTGCAGGCCGGTAAGGCAAAAGACGCCCGGCATGGGGGCACTGCTAGTGCCTCAGAGAAATTAAAAGCCTCCAACTTCCCTGGTTCTATTCTAAGAATCGGATCTTGGGAG TGGATATCAAGGTACGAAGGTGATCTGGTTGTGAAATGCTATTTTGCAAAACACAAACTCGTGTGGGAAGTACTGGATGGTGGTCTCAAGAGCAAAATTGAGATACAGTGGTCTGATATCTGTGCACTTAAGGTGGTTTGTCCAGAAACGGAACCTGGCACCCTGGAAATCGCA TTGTCTAGGCAACCACTTTTCTTCAGAGAAACCAATCCGCAGCCAAGGAAGCACACTTTGTGGCAGGCAACTTCTGATTTTACTGCTGGACAGGCAAGCATGCACAG GAGGCACTTTCTTCAGTGTGCGCCAGGAATGATGAATAAGCATGTGGAGAAGCTTATTCACTGTGACCCACGTCTATGCTCGCTAAGCCAGCAAAATGACATCACGTTGGAGAACCCGTACTTTGAATCAAGATGTTCCATATTTGAAGAACCAGATGACATAAAGTGCCAAAATTTTGAGCATGATAAAGATGATGACGATCAGTTAGCCCCCCAAAGATTTAGGGAACTAGTGCCGCATCATTCTACATCCAGTAGGCTAGAAGCTGAAGGAAGACATGAAGCTGGAACATCAGCTGGCTTGCCTCGAGATTTCTCTAATTCAG TTACTGATGGTCAACTGATTAAACAAGACAGTGGTTCCAGTGTGTGTGAACCACCTACAAGCATCCTTAGTTGGAATGGTTTTAAGTTGCCAGGGATCCGGCGCTCGATGTCCAAGAGTGAGATAGCTAACCAAATTGGGCACCACATCTACAGACAAATGTATTCAGGGAACCTACCTGCAGCTGATGGTGGCGCTGGCACATCAGGTAAACTGGCCTTAGACGACATCACCCGGTACCTCCTGAACGACTCTCAGATCATCGACGGTTGCCATGATTCCACGGGTAAATTAGCATTTGATGAGCTGACCCGGCAACTTCTAAATGACTCCCAAATCACTATCGCTGCTGATGAGAGGATGCTTATGTCAAGGGTCAATTCTCTATGCTCATTGATCCACAAAGATTCAGGCACAGGCCAGATAAACCCTGGTGTTCATAGTAATAATGAGATTTATGAGAGAAAGCCCCAACCTTATGCGCCTCCGGTTGGAGGAGACAGTGGCAATGACTCATTGCCTCCAAGACAAGAACCATTTGGGGACCTGCTTACGCATCTGCCGCGCATCTCATCATTTCCTCATTTCTTGTGA
- the LOC123395738 gene encoding uncharacterized protein LOC123395738 isoform X2, with translation MVHLPHAGKLRRGVKEEAVDDDGGAAGAAGAEASPFHKRSRLAQQQPQPQPQQWSTGGASVSNQQSSQHDFLEEPSPLGLRLKKSPSLVDLIQMKLVQAGKAKDARHGGTASASEKLKASNFPGSILRIGSWEWISRYEGDLVVKCYFAKHKLVWEVLDGGLKSKIEIQWSDICALKVVCPETEPGTLEIALSRQPLFFRETNPQPRKHTLWQATSDFTAGQASMHRRHFLQCAPGMMNKHVEKLIHCDPRLCSLSQQNDITLENPYFESRCSIFEEPDDIKCQNFEHDKDDDDQLAPQRFRELVPHHSTSSRLEAEGRHEAGTSAGLPRDFSNSVTDGQLIKQDSGSSVCEPPTSILSWNGFKLPGIRRSMSKSEIANQIGHHIYRQMYSGNLPAADGGAGTSGKLALDDITRYLLNDSQIIDGCHDSTGKLAFDELTRQLLNDSQITIAADERMLMSRVNSLCSLIHKDSGTGQINPGVHSNNEIYERKPQPYAPPVGGDSGNDSLPPRQEPFGDLLTHLPRISSFPHFL, from the exons ATGGTTCACTTGCCACACGCGGGGAAGCTGCGGCGGGGGGtgaaggaggaggcggtggacgacgacggcggcgccgcgggggcggccggggctgaGGCGTCGCCGTTCCATAAGAGGTCCCGCCTCGCGCAGCAGCAGCCGCAGCCGCAGCC GCAGCAATGGAGCACAGGCGGTGCTAGTGTGTCAAATCAGCAGTCATCGCAACATGATTTCCTTGAGGAGCCTAGTCCACTTGGCTTGCGGCTTAAGAAGAGCCCATCTCTCGTGGATTTGATCCAAATGAAGCTTGTGCAGGCCGGTAAGGCAAAAGACGCCCGGCATGGGGGCACTGCTAGTGCCTCAGAGAAATTAAAAGCCTCCAACTTCCCTGGTTCTATTCTAAGAATCGGATCTTGGGAG TGGATATCAAGGTACGAAGGTGATCTGGTTGTGAAATGCTATTTTGCAAAACACAAACTCGTGTGGGAAGTACTGGATGGTGGTCTCAAGAGCAAAATTGAGATACAGTGGTCTGATATCTGTGCACTTAAGGTGGTTTGTCCAGAAACGGAACCTGGCACCCTGGAAATCGCA TTGTCTAGGCAACCACTTTTCTTCAGAGAAACCAATCCGCAGCCAAGGAAGCACACTTTGTGGCAGGCAACTTCTGATTTTACTGCTGGACAGGCAAGCATGCACAG GAGGCACTTTCTTCAGTGTGCGCCAGGAATGATGAATAAGCATGTGGAGAAGCTTATTCACTGTGACCCACGTCTATGCTCGCTAAGCCAGCAAAATGACATCACGTTGGAGAACCCGTACTTTGAATCAAGATGTTCCATATTTGAAGAACCAGATGACATAAAGTGCCAAAATTTTGAGCATGATAAAGATGATGACGATCAGTTAGCCCCCCAAAGATTTAGGGAACTAGTGCCGCATCATTCTACATCCAGTAGGCTAGAAGCTGAAGGAAGACATGAAGCTGGAACATCAGCTGGCTTGCCTCGAGATTTCTCTAATTCAG TTACTGATGGTCAACTGATTAAACAAGACAGTGGTTCCAGTGTGTGTGAACCACCTACAAGCATCCTTAGTTGGAATGGTTTTAAGTTGCCAGGGATCCGGCGCTCGATGTCCAAGAGTGAGATAGCTAACCAAATTGGGCACCACATCTACAGACAAATGTATTCAGGGAACCTACCTGCAGCTGATGGTGGCGCTGGCACATCAGGTAAACTGGCCTTAGACGACATCACCCGGTACCTCCTGAACGACTCTCAGATCATCGACGGTTGCCATGATTCCACGGGTAAATTAGCATTTGATGAGCTGACCCGGCAACTTCTAAATGACTCCCAAATCACTATCGCTGCTGATGAGAGGATGCTTATGTCAAGGGTCAATTCTCTATGCTCATTGATCCACAAAGATTCAGGCACAGGCCAGATAAACCCTGGTGTTCATAGTAATAATGAGATTTATGAGAGAAAGCCCCAACCTTATGCGCCTCCGGTTGGAGGAGACAGTGGCAATGACTCATTGCCTCCAAGACAAGAACCATTTGGGGACCTGCTTACGCATCTGCCGCGCATCTCATCATTTCCTCATTTCTTGTGA
- the LOC123396021 gene encoding tRNA-specific adenosine deaminase TAD3-like isoform X2, giving the protein MVWELTEVPGNPTPLQHSTVDVVAANIVPKVTNTLIRQLNQVCPLENLRHVKRVRRRVVCGENSELSIILCLSTGPDNCNEGFPEEVQKIVENYHLSPFIAKVASCSATSKEEWEEQCRLWPTSYHPPHDIDGVSGFKEEELPSIFHCMRTAMQLSQVGNTAIIVDPSSMQMISKATDQTHQRDTCLKGNKCAMVEADNANSFPEAIEDKADTLLPSSSRFCNGLDREVSCINPFGWMKQRCTEQKTLPSEGGFLWHPLWHAAVVAIENAAERDRMTFPASTSSTTQPKLNGDVDNCSDDEPAKRLKIVANDEEQSTHPAHSSDLPERNRPYLCTGFDIYLVWEPCTMCAMALVHQRFKRVFYAFPNPVTGALGSVYRLHGKKSLNHHYSVFRIKVPEAYLNGSTDCSEKGCSNSVSS; this is encoded by the exons ATGGTGTGGGAGCTTACCGAGGTCCCTGGCAATCCAACTCCCCTCCAACACTCCACGG TTGATGTGGTGGCAGCGAACATTGTGCCCAAGGTAACAAATACTCTCATCAG GCAATTGAATCAAGTATGCCCATTAGAGAATCTACGGCATGTCAAGCGGGTGCGTCGGCGTGTTGTGTGTGGCG AAAATTCTGAGTTATCAATCATCTTATGCCTTTCCACTGGGCCTGACAATTGTAATGAAGGTTTTCCTGAAGAAGTCCAAAAGATAGTGGAAAACTATCATTTGAGTCCTTTCATTGCAAAA GTTGCCAGTTGTTCTGCTACGTCGAAAGAGGAGTGGGAGGAACAGTGCAGACTTTGGCCAACATCTTATCACCCCCCTCACGA CATTGATGGTGTATCTGGATTTAAAGAGGAGGAATTACCATCAATATTTCATTGCATGAGGACTGCTATGCAATTATCACAG GTGGGCAATACTGCCATTATTGTTGATCCATCAAGCATGCAAATGATTTCAAAGGCTACAGACCAAACACACCAGCGTGACACTTGTCTAAAGGGGAACAAATGTGCAATGGTAGAAGCAGATAATGCCAACTCATTCCCTGAAGCAATTGAGGATAAAGCTGACACTTTGTTGCCGTCGAGCTCTCGTTTTTGCAATGGCTTGGACAGGGAGGTCTCATGTATAAACCCTTTCGGATGGATGAAACAAAGGTGCACGGAGCAGAAGACACTGCCgtctgaaggtggttttctctggcATCCTCTGTGGCATGCTGCAGTAGTTGCCATTGAAAATGCCGCCGAGAGGGATAGAATGACGTTCCCTGCTTCAACTTCTTCAACAACCCAACCAAAGTTAAATGGTGATGTAGATAATTGTTCTGATGATGAACCAGCAAAGCGGCTAAAgatagttgcaaat GATGAAGAGCAATCTACACATCCAGCACACAGCAGTGACTTACCTGAAAGAAACAGACCGTATCTTTGCACAGGATTTGACATCTACCTTGTTTGGGAACCATGCACGAT GTGTGCTATGGCGCTTGTACATCAAAGGTTCAAGCGCGTCTTCTATGCTTTCCCTAATCCCGTAACTGGAGCACTAGGTAGTGTCTACAGATTGCACGGGAAGAAAAGCTTGAATCACCATTACTCCGTGTTTAGGATAAAAGTTCCTGAGGCATATTTGAATGGTTCAACTGACTGTTCTGAAAAAGGGTGCTCAAATTCTGTCTCATCTTAG
- the LOC123396021 gene encoding tRNA-specific adenosine deaminase TAD3-like isoform X1 → MPPPLPSPSAVVRLLHSQLVLSRKRQLGAVGRVLGADQIKAEAVRRFLRLRLWRHRQFCLCHPRNRCHHLPIDLCHPQSYFELVTMVWELTEVPGNPTPLQHSTVDVVAANIVPKVTNTLIRQLNQVCPLENLRHVKRVRRRVVCGENSELSIILCLSTGPDNCNEGFPEEVQKIVENYHLSPFIAKVASCSATSKEEWEEQCRLWPTSYHPPHDIDGVSGFKEEELPSIFHCMRTAMQLSQVGNTAIIVDPSSMQMISKATDQTHQRDTCLKGNKCAMVEADNANSFPEAIEDKADTLLPSSSRFCNGLDREVSCINPFGWMKQRCTEQKTLPSEGGFLWHPLWHAAVVAIENAAERDRMTFPASTSSTTQPKLNGDVDNCSDDEPAKRLKIVANDEEQSTHPAHSSDLPERNRPYLCTGFDIYLVWEPCTMCAMALVHQRFKRVFYAFPNPVTGALGSVYRLHGKKSLNHHYSVFRIKVPEAYLNGSTDCSEKGCSNSVSS, encoded by the exons AtgccgcctcccctcccctccccctctgctGTAGTACGCCTTCTCCACAGCCAGCTTGTTCTCTCACGAAAAC GTCAGCTTGGAGCCGTAGGCAGGGTTTTGGGAGCAGATCAGATCAAGGCTGAG GCAGTCCGCCGTTTTCTTCGTCTCCGGTTATGGCGCCATCGCCAGTTCTGCCTCTGCCACCCTAGGAACCGCTGCCACCACCTCCCTATTGACCTCTGCCACCCCCAGAGCTA CTTTGAATTGGTCACCATGGTGTGGGAGCTTACCGAGGTCCCTGGCAATCCAACTCCCCTCCAACACTCCACGG TTGATGTGGTGGCAGCGAACATTGTGCCCAAGGTAACAAATACTCTCATCAG GCAATTGAATCAAGTATGCCCATTAGAGAATCTACGGCATGTCAAGCGGGTGCGTCGGCGTGTTGTGTGTGGCG AAAATTCTGAGTTATCAATCATCTTATGCCTTTCCACTGGGCCTGACAATTGTAATGAAGGTTTTCCTGAAGAAGTCCAAAAGATAGTGGAAAACTATCATTTGAGTCCTTTCATTGCAAAA GTTGCCAGTTGTTCTGCTACGTCGAAAGAGGAGTGGGAGGAACAGTGCAGACTTTGGCCAACATCTTATCACCCCCCTCACGA CATTGATGGTGTATCTGGATTTAAAGAGGAGGAATTACCATCAATATTTCATTGCATGAGGACTGCTATGCAATTATCACAG GTGGGCAATACTGCCATTATTGTTGATCCATCAAGCATGCAAATGATTTCAAAGGCTACAGACCAAACACACCAGCGTGACACTTGTCTAAAGGGGAACAAATGTGCAATGGTAGAAGCAGATAATGCCAACTCATTCCCTGAAGCAATTGAGGATAAAGCTGACACTTTGTTGCCGTCGAGCTCTCGTTTTTGCAATGGCTTGGACAGGGAGGTCTCATGTATAAACCCTTTCGGATGGATGAAACAAAGGTGCACGGAGCAGAAGACACTGCCgtctgaaggtggttttctctggcATCCTCTGTGGCATGCTGCAGTAGTTGCCATTGAAAATGCCGCCGAGAGGGATAGAATGACGTTCCCTGCTTCAACTTCTTCAACAACCCAACCAAAGTTAAATGGTGATGTAGATAATTGTTCTGATGATGAACCAGCAAAGCGGCTAAAgatagttgcaaat GATGAAGAGCAATCTACACATCCAGCACACAGCAGTGACTTACCTGAAAGAAACAGACCGTATCTTTGCACAGGATTTGACATCTACCTTGTTTGGGAACCATGCACGAT GTGTGCTATGGCGCTTGTACATCAAAGGTTCAAGCGCGTCTTCTATGCTTTCCCTAATCCCGTAACTGGAGCACTAGGTAGTGTCTACAGATTGCACGGGAAGAAAAGCTTGAATCACCATTACTCCGTGTTTAGGATAAAAGTTCCTGAGGCATATTTGAATGGTTCAACTGACTGTTCTGAAAAAGGGTGCTCAAATTCTGTCTCATCTTAG